CTGCAAGGACACGCTGCCCAACTGCACTAAGGTGAAGCAGAAGGTAAGCACCCGCCTGGCTGTGACAAGTGACACGAGCTGGCCGGTCTCAGCCACTCcagatttttttggggggtgggggagggggggacacggggatggtGACACCCGCCATGATGCCTCCGCTCCCTCCCCCAGCAACAGAAAGCCGCGCTGCTGAAGAACAGCTCGGCGTTGCAGTCGGTCTCGTTGCGCAATAAAAGTGAGTGGGGTGCGATGTgtcggggggtgggggaggatgggcccccccccccctccatgctGCCTGTCACCGAGGTGTTGGGATAGGGCTGGGTCCCTCTCCTGGCTCTCGGGACATCCCCCGGGAGGGCTGGGGGAtgtgtccctgggggggggatgctgggaggGATGCTGTATCGGGGTGTCCCCCGTGGGTGGTGGGGATGCCGTGCGCAGCCTGAGGGGTGACGGGGGGGGTCGTGGCATTGACTTCCCAGTGTCCCTCCACCTCAGCTGCCATCCGGGAGCGCCCCAATTCGGCTATCTACCCCTCGGAGAGCTTCCGCCAGACACTGCTGGGTCCCCGCCGTGGCCgaccctccctctccctctccaagAGCGTCTCTACCACCAACATCGCAGGGtaggctggggtgggggtggaacgggggggggtgtctgggggCATCCTCAGAGTCACCATCATGTCCCACTCCTCCAGGACATTCAACGATGAGTCTCCCCTGGGGATTCGGCGGATCCTGTCCCAGTCCACAGATTCCCTCAACATGCGCAACCGCACGCTGTCCGTGGAGTCGCTCATCGACGAAGGTGGGGACCCACCGGGGTGGGggacatggggctggggggggatgaCACAGGGTGCAGGGCCAGCCCCCGGCTCTCACCGCCCTCCCGCGCAGGCCCCGATGTCATCCTCAACCAGCTGATGAGTGACTTCGAGACGGACGGGAAGGACTTTGAGGCGGACTCCTGGAGCTTGGCCGTAGACAACAGCtacctgcagcagcacaagatGGACGTCATGAAGCGCCAGGACGTCATCTATGGTGAGCGGCCATGTGGGGATGGCCTGGGCCGGTGGGATACGGGGGGACGGGGTACAACTGTGAGTTGTGAGGGACAGGTTAGGGGGTGCAGGGATGGGTCAGAGCTGCAGGCATGGGGATGCAGAGATGGAGGACATGGGGGTGGTGTAGGGAACACAGGGATGGGTCAGAGATGCAGGGACAGGGATGAAGAGATGGGGTCACGGGGACAGGGAAGGGAACAAAGACACGTCAGAGATGCAGGGAGGGGAATGCagagatggggacatggggacacagggacaggTCAGAGATGGGGGACACAAGGACAGGGGAAGGGACACAGTGATGTGTCAGTGACACAGAgatggggatgcagggatgAGAGACATGGGAATGAGGgtggggatgcagggatgggtCTGAGATGCAGGGGTAGGGGACACAGGGTCAGGGTAGGGGACACAGAgatggggatgcagggatggggacatggggccAGGGATGGGGATGAAGAGATGAGGGACACCCGGAGGCAATGGGGACAGGGCGAGGTGCTGTCGCCCCAGCGCAGAGCCAGGCTGGGACCTGCTGCGGTGGCTGGCCCCCCTCACCCATTCCACCCCACTGCAGAGCTGATCCAGACGGAGATGCACCACGTCCGCACCCTGAAGATCATGGCCAACATGTTCCGCAAGGCCATGCTGGAGGATCTGCAGGTGGATCCGGCCACGGTGCAGAAGATCTTCCCCTGCGTGGACGAGCTGAGCCAGATCCACGAGCGGTTCCTGGCGCAGCTCCTGGAGCGTCGCAGGGAGTCCCTGGCCCACGACAGCAACAAGAACTTCGTCATCAACCGCCTGGGAGACATCCTTGTCAACCAGGTGAGGACGGCGTGGGGCCACCAGAGGCAGTGGGTGCTGTACTCCCCCACCGTACGGGCTCGCTGACATCCCCTTGTCTCCCCCTGCCAAGTTTTCGGGTGCCAGCGCGGAGCAGCTGAAGAAAGCCTACTCTGAGTTCTGCAGCAAGCACACCAAAGCCGTGAAGGAGTACAAGGACCTGCTCGCCCGCGACAAGCGCTTCCAGCAGTTCATCCGGGTGAGCGCCCATCCCTGCACGGCTCCAGAGGCACCCCCAGGATGGGTGTCGGGGTCTCCCTGCGGGGTCTGGGCTTCGTGCCCTGCTGAAAGACTCTTCTGtcagctctgtgcctcagtttcccgaACTGTGTGTCTCCCTAATGCCTCTTAGCATGGTTAATGCCTCTTAGTGTGGTTaacagccggggggggggggcagccacTGCTAATGGGGTGTCCTgtgcttccttctctccttcctccctccctccgacCGGCCAGAGGATGACGCGATCCCCACTGCTCCGACGTCATGGGGTGCCTGAGTGCATCTTGCTGGTGACGCAGAGGATCACCAAGTACCCGGTGCTCATCGAGCGCATTCTGAAGAACTCCAAAGGTAACGGGGCTGGGGGCAAGGGGGCAACATGGGGTGGGGCTGCCCATgctggtggcaggagggaggtTTCCAGCCCTGACGGTGTCCCCCCAACCCTTCATCCCAGACAATGAGGGTGACTCTGTGGACTTGTCACGAGCgctgaagctggtgaaggagcTGATCTCCTCCATCAACGAGGAGGTGCACACGTGCGAGATGAACGCACGGCTGTGGGACGTCTACAGGCGTGTGGATGGCCGTGCCAAAGTGCAGCTGCCATGGGAGAGTCGCGCCGGCGTTTTCGGCAAGGATGAGCTCTTGCGGCGTAAGCTGGTGCACAGCGGCTGCATGCTCTGGAAGACGGCGGCTGGGCGCTTCAAAGGTGGGGACCAGGATGCTGGGGATGGAGATGCCAGGGGATGGGGATACTGGGAGACCAGGGTGCCAAGGAGTGGGATACCAGGGACTGGGGATGCCCAGGGACCAGGTTGCTATGGGATGGAGATACTGGAGCATGGGGATAGTGGGGGACCATGGTGCTATGGGATGGGGGTACtagggtgtcgtggtttaaccccagccagcaactaagcaccatgcagccgctcactcactcccccccatccagtgggatgggggagaaaatcgggaaaaagaagtaaaactcgtgggttgagataagaacggtttaatagaacagaaaagaagaaactaataatgataacaataacactaataaaatgacaacagtagtaataaaaggattggaatgtacaaatgatgcacagggcaattgctcaccacccgccgaccaacacccagccagtccccgagcggcgattccccgcccccacttcccagttcctaaactagatgggacgtcccatggtatggaatacactgttggccagtttgggtcaggtgccctggctatgtcctgtgccaacttcttgtgcccctccagctttctcgcgggctgggcatgagaagctgaaaaatccttgactatagtctaaacactacttagcaacaactgaaaacatcagtgttatcaacattcttcgcatactgaactcaaaacatagcactataccagctactaggaagacagttaattctatcccagctgaaaccaggacacagggcATGGGGATGCCCAGGGACCAGGGTGCCAGGGAATGGGAATGCTAGGGCATGGGGAACCAGGGCATGGGGATGCTCAGGGAGGAGGGTGCCAGGAGATGGGGGTACCAGGGGATTGGAGGTAcctgaggatggggctgccagGGACCACGATGCCAAGGGATGGAAGATGGCAGAGGATGAGGGTATCTGCgtttggggatgctgggggactGGCGTGCCAGGGGATGAGGGTACCTGGCTATGACAATGGCAGGGTACCAGGGTGCCAGGAGATGGGGGAACCAAGGGATTGGAGGTCCCTGGGGATGGAGATGCTAGGGACCAGGGTGACAGGGGCTTGAGGTACTAGAGTATGAGGGTGTCTGTGGAGCAGGGTGCCAGGGCACAGGGGTGCCAGGAGGCCCTCACCCTCCATGGACAAATTTGGGAGCAGCCCAGGGATGATGGGGGCCCTGGGGCTCTGTGGGGTGGGACATGCCACTGCCTTGCACCCACCCCAGCATCTCACATccctgtgctccctcccagATGTCCTGGTGCTGCTGATGACAGATGTCCTCATCTTCCTGCAAGAGAAGGACCAGAAATACACCTTCCCCATGCTGGTGAGCTGatgccgcccgcccccccccacaTCCCGGCCCCTCACCACAGCTGGGATGGCTGCAGCGGCACCGGGACAGCGTTCCTACCCCATCACCTATCTTGCAGGACAAGCCGGCTGTCATCTCCCTGCAAAACCTTATTGTGCGGGATATTGCCAACCAGGAGAAGGGGATGTTCCTGATCAGCGCGGCGCCACCGGAGATGTACGAGGTCCACGCTGCGTCCCGCGACGACCGCAACAACTGGATGAAGGTCATCCAGCAGACGGTCAGCCTGTGAGTgtcagccctggggaggggggggacggaTTTTTGGGGGGTCCTTATGGCCACAGGGTGGAcgatggggagagggaaggtgggCGCAGCTCTGGGTTGGGTCCCCTGAGCCGTGGCAGAATGTgggtggtgggaagggtggACGTGGTGTGATGGGGTTGGGGGGTCCTGGCTCTGACCATGTCCTCCCATCCCTTCCAGCTGCCCCAGCCGCCAGGACTTTCCCCTGATCGAGACAGAGATCGAAGCATCCTTACGCAAGCTGAAAGGTGGGTGCTGCTGTCACAGGAGTCCCcatcccccccatccctgcttgTCGCCCCCCACCTCTGCTCATCCTCTCCCTGCTCCGCAGACCGTATCCTGCAACACGATCGGAAGATCACGGcgctgctggaggagaaggtgggGCTCTTCGCCGACATGCTCGCCCTGGCCAGTGGCTGTGAGGAGCCCTCGCCTACCCTGGCCCCCCGTACCCTCTTCCACTCCGACTCGGTTGAGGGTTCCCGAGGGGAAAAGCTGATGCATGACGCCATCCGGGAAGGTACGGTTGCTCCAGGATGGCGATGCTCCAGatggggcacggggctgggctggggtccCCCCAGCAGTGTGGGGCTCATCCTGCACTTCCCCACAGTGGAGTGCCTGAAGGAGATATTCACTGGTGCTGGACGTGACCGGGACCAGAATAACCTCGCCGAGGCCGAGAGCTGCCCTAGCCCTGGCGCCAGCAGTAAGATGGGGGACGGGGGATGCATGCCGGCCAGGGAAGGGGGCTGCGCCTGGCTTGGGGTCCCCAGAGACCGCAGTGGGGCTCACcccctgcttctccctgcaGACGGTGATGCTGGCAGCTTCAACGGCTCCCTGGAGTTTTGCAGGGCGGATTCAGATGCCGGGCAGCGGGTGAGTGCGGTGGCGGGGGACACAGGCGGGACACCCCCACCCTGTGCCAGGGCCACTGTGGTGTCACTGTTCTCTCTCTGTAGGATGGGAATGGCaaccagctcctgcagaaggTACCCCAGGAGGTAAggggggatgggatgggggagagaccCGGCTCCCTCCCTGCGGTGCCagtgtgcctcagtttccccaccccGGTTCACCAGGGGTTCACCATCccatcctctcctccccaggagATCAACCAGCGGCTGGTGAACCTCTACACCCTCCTGCATGGGCTCCAGGTTGGTGGCACcatgctgcagggaggaggaggacggggaTAGCCGGGGACAAGCCGGCATCCTCCCTGCCCgcacctccctgcctgcatcccccctGCTTACATCCCCCTCCCTGCACTCCCCTGCCTACGtccccctgcctgcatccccctgcctgcatccccctccCTGCACTCCCCTGCTTACATCTGCCAACATGCATCCCCCTGCCCACATCcatccccctgcctgcacctccctgcctgcattCCCCCTGCCTACATCCCCTCCCTGCATGCCCCTGCCTAcatcaccctgcctgcagccctctgCCTACGTACATCCCTGTGCCTACATACATCCCCCCGCCTACATCCATCCCCCTGCCTGCATGCCCCTGCCTACATGTATCCCCCTGCCTACTTACATCCTACATCCTCCTGCCTACGTACAACCCCCTGCCTATGTCCCCCTGCCCACACCCCTGCCCGCCTCCCCGCAGGCGGTGGTGAGCCAGCAGGACAcgctgctggagctgcagctgcaggagggtCCGGAGAAGCCATCCCGCCGCGGTTCCCAACCGGCCCCGGCCGAGCCGGCAGCACGAACGGGCGAGAAACCAGGTACCACggagctggcactgctgcagcgGCAACAcgggctgctgcaggaggagctgggccgctgccggcagctctgccaggagcGGGCGCAGGAAGCGGCAGCCCTGGAGACGAGGCTGCGGGACAGCGAGCAGGAGCGTGCCCGGCTGGAGCGCGAGCTGGACGAGGCCCGGCGGCAGCTGGGTGTCCTGCGGCAGGAGGGTGGCACGCGGGGACGTCGCGGGGCCGATCCGCGGCGGAGGAGTCTCCCGGCCGGAGATGCGCTCTATCTCAGCTTCACGCCACCCCAGGTAGTAAAGGAGGATGGGCTCATGCGTGGCATGAGTGTGTCTGGCCTCAGCCCGTCTGGTtaggggtgcagggagggggtagcaggagaaaaaagatgTGCTCATGCATGGCACGAGTGCATCTGGCCTCAGctcatccagctctggggtctggggaggcagggaaggggggaagatGCACTCATGCATGACATGAGGGCATCTGGCCTCAGCCCACCTGGGTTTGGGGTGCAGGAAGCCAGCAGTGGTGGGGGTTAAAGATGTGTTCATGCATGGCATGAGTGCATCCAGCCTCAGCCCACCTGGGTTTGGGGCCTAGGGTAGGGGGAAGATGCACTTATGCATGACATGAGTGTGTTCAGCCTCAGCTGATCGGGCTTTGGGGCCTCaggaggtggtggggaggggggtggatgCACTCATGCATGATAGGAGCTGGTCCAACCCCAGCGGacctgggtttgggggggtgaggggaggcaGTGGGCAGGGGTGTGGGGTGTTTGGCATGTGTGAAAGATGCACTCATGCATGACATGAGCGTGTTCAGCCTCAGCCCCCGcatgtttggggggggggggcacgggggctCAGACCTgaccacccccccacacctccctcTCAGCAGCTGAGCCACGGCCCCCACCCTGCCAGCCTCTCCTACCACCACCCTGCCTTCGCCCCCTGCCCTCAGGAGGAGCTGGATTACCGGGGGGTCGATCCCGACCAGCTGCGGGAAGGCGAGGACGCCCTGGATGCGCTCCTGGAGGATGAGGGTTTGGGGAGCCGCcactccccccccgccagcccccgaGGTGGGTCCCCGGGAttggggagggggtgcaggAGCTGGTCCTGGGCACCCGCTGTTCCTGGGAAGGGGGGGTTTAATCTGGTGTTTTCCCATAGATTTCCTGAGGATGCAGGATATTCCCGAGGAGGTGGAGAGCAGCCAGGAGCTGAAGGAGGGCGATGGGGGCTCATCGGACAGTTAGGGAATGGCTCCAgcccctcccggcccccccagcacctcatAATTATGCCCCCCCCCAAAGGAGATGCTGGGGGCAGGATCCGGCTGTGGGGGGGTTGGGGACAGCGAGATGGGGGGCACCTGGGGGTGGTGTGGGGAGCTGCTATTCCCATGGGAGCCTTATGGGGCTGGGTGGGTCCGgttgccccctcccctcctccaagctggtgggggtgggggggtgggcagtGGTTTGGGACTGGTGTTCCCCCCCTTCTCTGcctggatttatttatttattttgttgtcttggggtgggaggaggcagctggggcaggggggtccTGGTctgtcccagggctgggcagcgTGCAGCCCCCTGGGACAGCAGTGATGTCCCCAGTGGGGGTGAGCCTGTCTCTACCAAAGCtcgccccccaccccggctttggggggctgcccagggagggtGCTGGGACAGTTTTAATCGGTTGGTTGGTTCCCCTCGgtttaactgtaaaaaaaaagaaggaaaaaaaaaaaaaaggagaaagaaaaaaaaaaattggaaaataattaaaaagaccaGTTTGGACCCAAAGTGTGTaggtggggggctgggggggggggggcagggggcagagcccagaggggaggaggtgggctgcgggcagggccggATCCAGGCACCcgacgtggggacagcagggacatGAAGCGAGAGGCCGGAGTGCTGCAGTCGTGGCGTGCAGTGAGTGCGTGGGGTCTCAGCCGTGCAGCGAGTGCGTCAGGTCTCAAGGCCGCACCTGCATCCATCAGTGTGCCCCTGCCCCGTGGTGGGAGAACAGTGGCGGGTGTCTGTCCCCCCGCCTGTCCCTGTGTTGTCCCCTTGGGGTGAGCTGACCGTGTCCGTTGTCAGCCGGCTGCTCTTTGCACGGTGCCTGACGCCAGGGTGATGGGCGCCCACCACTGGGGTgcccggggctggggaagggggtggcGGGGATGGGTTTCCCACCTCTCACGGGGAAGACGGTGAGCAGGAGGTCCCCGGGGAGGTGACGGGACAAGCCCGGGCTGGGTGCGAGCCAGCCCCGGGCGTGGGGAGGCGACGGGGCGGAGGACGCGCACCCAAGGCGCCCGCACCCACACGCCTCTGACGCTCCAGCACCCGCACCCGCCCCGGCCTGGCGGGGGGTAGGGGGTCCTGGGGAGTCCTCCCCCCTGCCACCATGAAGCGGAtgttctcctgctccagctcgCAGGTGGCGGTGAgtcctggcccccccccccatgccggggggggaccccagccTGTCCGAGGGTTGGGcacccccttcccacccccgtGGATGGGGATAACACCCAGCCTTGGTGCCCTGCAAGCACCCACGAGCGCTGTCATGGTGCCCGGGTGGGTCTGGGTGGGGGCTGCAGCCACATTTGGGGTGAAGGGATGCTGTGACCCCCCTGCTGCCAGCCGGCCCTGTGTGCCCGGTCCCAAACCCCATCCAGCCATGGTGCTCAGTGCTGGTCCTGCTCCAATGCCAGCTGCAATCCCGACCCCAATCCCAACCCCGATGCCAGCTGCAAACCTGACCCCAATCCCAACCCCAGTCTCGGCTCCGATGCCGTCCCAGATGCCGTCTGCAATCCTGACCACGATGCCGGCTGCAGTCCTGACCCTAATCCCAACCCCGATGCCGGCTGCAATCCCAACCCCAATCCCGACCCCAGTCCCAACCCCGATGCTGGCTGCAATCCCAACCCCAGTCCCAACCCCAGTCTCGGCTCCGATGGCGGCTGCAATCCCGACCCTGACGCCCCGATGCTCGGCTGCGATCCTGGCCCCAGCGCTTAACCCCAGACCTGGCCCCGCTGCGGGTCCCGACACCCAGCCCGGGCCCTGGTCCTGGTCCCAGTGCTTGGTCCCAGTGCTTGGTCCCGGTGCCCACCCACGCCCCGCACCATGGTGGAGCCCGGCACGGCGGCAGCCCGACAAACCAGCCGGGCAGGCACAGGCAGGTACACGCTCGCCTGCCTTGCCTCACCTTCCCCGGCTGGTGACCAGGGCCGGGCTCTGTGAGGATTTGGGGTCCCCAGCGCCCCATCCCTGATGGAGCACTCCAACAagtagggaaactgaggcacggctCTGCACCGTTGCAGGGGGAGGCACTTGGTGCGGGGGCACGTCCCAAAAGAGGGGtcagccccacagcacagcctctgCCATGGCCCTTCTGCCTGGAGaacctgtgcctcagtttccccttgcTGCTcggtggggcagggtggggggtcccATCCCTGCAGCTTCCCCCCGGAGCtgcttgcccccccccccccaggttgaGAGCTGGAACAAGCAGGACCAGAAGCTTTTGGAAGCGGTGGAGAAGGGCGACGTGGGCAGGGTGTCCGCCCTCGCCTCCCGCAAAACAGCCCGGCCCGCCAAGCTCAACGCCATGGGGCAATCTGCGTATGTCAACcccgggtggggggggacacacgggggTCCCCGGGGAGGTGGGGTGGCGGATGGGGACCTCGGTGGCAGCCACCTCTCACCCTCATCCAGCTTCCACCTGGCTGCATCCAAGGGTCTCACTGAGTGCCTGACGCTGCTGCTGGCCCACGGGGCCCCCATTAACGAGAAAAATGATGACGGTAAGTGGCGGACACCATGGGGACACCTCCTGGCGTAcgggagggggggacacagccaagTCTGAGCCAGGACAGGGTCCGGTCCCTGTGTCCCCTTCGGGTGATGGCAAAGGGCTGAGCATAGACCCGCACCCCAAGGCACCGAGCCCCAGGGCAACAGCCTGTCCTGCCGTGCTGGGGCAAGAGGTCCCCAAGGCGAGATGTCCCCTGGGAGGGGGGGTATCCCTGCTGGCCgggtcccccgtgtccccctcgGCTGCCGGTGCCCAGCCCGCAGGTCTCTTGCAGGCAGCACCGCTCTGCATCTGGCCACCATCGCCTGCCAGCCCCAGTGCGTCAAGGTCCTGCTGCAGGTACGAGCcctgctggggatggggacagggacagggacagggacaaggatggggatggtgatgcagaggaagatgaggaTGGAGCTGGGGATGAGGACAGGGATGAGGAGAGGGGTGCAGAGGGGGATGCGGATGGAGCTGGGGATGGAGCTAGGGATGGTGATAGGAATAAGGATGGGGACAAGGAGaggcatggggatggggacaggggtggAGGCAGgggtgaggatgaggatgggaatagggctggggaggggcagggcaggactCCAGGTCCTGTCCCCAGCTCGGCGAGGGTCTCTGCCCACTGTCATGCCCCCCCAGTATGGTGCCAACGAGAGCCATGTGGATGGGCAGAACCGAACCCCCCTGCACTGGGCTGGTGAGTGCTGGGGGTCCCCAAACCAGGCTGGGATGGGCGGGGTAGCACTGAAGGCTTATATGGGGGAGGCCcacctgaccccccccccaagagaGCCATCCCCCTGTGTTGACACGGCCCCCCCGCAGCCTCCTCGGGCTGTGCCTCCAgcgtgctgctgctctgtgacCATGAGGCCCTCCTGGATGCCACTGACGCTGTGAGTGGGGACCATggtggggggtggcagggggtggcaggggacGGTGGGGGCTGACGGGCATCTcacgtccccccccccagcatgggCAGACCCCCCTGATGCTGGCGGCGCGGGGGAACCACGCTGCCATCTGCGCCCAGCTCCTGCAGCGAGGGGCCGACCCCAACCTGGCTGACAAGGACAAGAAGTGAGTGGccgtggggacagggggacactTGTAGGACAATTGGGGGTGATGGGAAGGggctctctgctctgcccccATGCCCGGGGCGATGGCTCGATGGCTCTGCTCCATGGGGATGCTGGAGATGCCCCATGCAAAGGCAGCTCCTGTGCTGTCCCCTGCCCCcaagggacccaggtgtccatGGAAAGTCATGGCTGTGGAGAGCGGTCTCCAGGGAGAGGGGGGAATGGGGTGGGGAAGGATCTGTGCCATTGTGTCACCGTGCCATCATGTCACTGTGTCTCTGTGCACCCGTGGCACCGTGCCACTGCGCCACACCATGCCGTCATGCACCGTGCCACCATGCCACCGTTCCCACAGGACCGCCCTGATGCTGGCCTGCGAGCACCACAGCCTGGAGTCGgccgagctgctgctgagccatgGGGCCGTCGTGGGGGATGAGGACTGCTGGCACTACGGCGGACAGACCCCCAGCCGTGTGCTCCGGCGGCTCCTGCGCAGCGCCCGCGGTGAGGGGAGAGGTGAGCCCCCACCCGCTATCGCTCCCACCCACCATCACCCATATGGCCTTGCCTGGTTGCTTGTTTTAGGGcgaaaaaagggaaaaaggggattgtttcttttcctcctggcagAGAACGGTGCTGGCTGTGCCGGGGACCCTGCGCCGCAGGTGGGAAGCCAGGGAGAGGGGACCCTGGGCAGCGacagtgaggaggaggatgaggagggtgaagagcagcaggacaggTCCGATGCCTGGCGGGTGCAACGGCTGCAGGCACGTCTGGCGAGGAAGACGCGGGAATGCCAGCGGCTGGCGGCCACCACCGCCAGCATCCGGCAGCAGGTGCGGGAGCTGGCACGGCTCCTGCCCGGGTACAAAGCCAGGGACGGGACGGAGGATGAGGATGGTGCCTGCCTGACTCTCCTGGCCCAGCACGTGGGGGAGCTGAGGAAGAGGATGCTGGCCGAGGGGGATGGAGGACACCAAACCATGGCACAGCTTGATGGTGATGATGGGGTGCCAGCGCTGGCCCCGTTCCTGACCTGGCTGGGGGACGAGTGTACCAAGATGCAGGCGGCGAAGGCGAGTGCTTTCACCCGGAGCAAGGGGCTGCggaaggaggtggaggaagcCCTGCGGAGCAAACTGCACTACGAGGTGGTGTCGGCCGACGCCGTCCGGAGGAGCTTGGCAGCTTGGGAGAAAATGGtggtggggctggagcagaCCCTGAGCCGCGCCGATGAGACCCACACCAAGATGCTTCAGGGATCCCGCATCCTCCTGGAAAATCTCCAGCGGGAGCCGGTGCGGCCGCTTGCCGGAACGGCACCTTGCCAGTGCCCGGTGAACGGCACGGAGCCGGCTGTGGGTGGGAAGAGCCAAGAGGAGCTGCCGAGGGAGGGTGGGAACTTGGAGAAGGAGATGCTGGAGCTGAAGGAGAGCAACGGGATGCTCCTGGGGGAGCTGGCCCGGCTGGGCCGTGAGCGGGAGcggctgcaggaggagctgcgggggctgcgggagcAGGACCCCGATGCTGAACCGGTGGCGGAAGGTGCCGGAGCAGCCGCCCTGGCCCGGGCGCTGGCGGCCaagagggaggaggtggtgaggcTGCGGCGGAGGTTGGCAGGGCAGCGGCGGGAGCTGGCGGCGCTGCGGGATGGGGTGGGCAAGCGGGTGCAGGAGGCAGCCGGTGATGCCAGTGCCGGCATCCTGCGGGAGCTGCACCTCAAGCTGGATGGGCTGGTGAGGTCCCAGCATGAGGCCTTGCAACTCGTTGCAGAGATGGAGGGTGAGGGTACCCCGGGTGAAGGAGCTCCCCATAGCGATGGGGATGGTGGGGCTGGGCTACTGGCCGAGATGGAGGATGCACTGGGTGAACTGGTCGAGGAGCTGGGGACGGCGTCAGGTCCCCGCGTGCCGCAGCTGCTGGAGCGGCTCGCCGGCACCACCGCCACCCTGCGCGGCTGGGCATTCCTCGGGGAGCAGCGGGAGCAGCCGGGGGCCGAGGCCGAGCGCTGGCAGGTGGCGGCGGCAGAGGAGAAGCGAGCAAAGGAGGCAGCGGTGGCCCAGGCAGCCGAGCGGGAGCGGGAGGCACGGGAGCTGCGGGAGAAGGCCGAGGGGCTGGAGCGGAGCGTGGGGAGCCTGCGGGCGAGGGTGGGCGAGCTCTCCAGGGCCTGCCGGGACAAGGAGGGGAAGGTAAGGACCAGGAGGGCCTGGGACATGGGCTGGCGGGGACAGGGGCCCCTTCCCATCACCATCCCCATCAT
This genomic interval from Buteo buteo chromosome 11, bButBut1.hap1.1, whole genome shotgun sequence contains the following:
- the ARHGEF2 gene encoding rho guanine nucleotide exchange factor 2 isoform X1 is translated as MKEGKEKDARYTNGHLFTTITVSGMTMCFACNKSITAKEALICPTCNVTIHNRCKDTLPNCTKVKQKQQKAALLKNSSALQSVSLRNKTAIRERPNSAIYPSESFRQTLLGPRRGRPSLSLSKSVSTTNIAGTFNDESPLGIRRILSQSTDSLNMRNRTLSVESLIDEGPDVILNQLMSDFETDGKDFEADSWSLAVDNSYLQQHKMDVMKRQDVIYELIQTEMHHVRTLKIMANMFRKAMLEDLQVDPATVQKIFPCVDELSQIHERFLAQLLERRRESLAHDSNKNFVINRLGDILVNQFSGASAEQLKKAYSEFCSKHTKAVKEYKDLLARDKRFQQFIRRMTRSPLLRRHGVPECILLVTQRITKYPVLIERILKNSKDNEGDSVDLSRALKLVKELISSINEEVHTCEMNARLWDVYRRVDGRAKVQLPWESRAGVFGKDELLRRKLVHSGCMLWKTAAGRFKDVLVLLMTDVLIFLQEKDQKYTFPMLDKPAVISLQNLIVRDIANQEKGMFLISAAPPEMYEVHAASRDDRNNWMKVIQQTVSLCPSRQDFPLIETEIEASLRKLKDRILQHDRKITALLEEKVGLFADMLALASGCEEPSPTLAPRTLFHSDSVEGSRGEKLMHDAIREVECLKEIFTGAGRDRDQNNLAEAESCPSPGASNGDAGSFNGSLEFCRADSDAGQRDGNGNQLLQKVPQEEINQRLVNLYTLLHGLQAVVSQQDTLLELQLQEGPEKPSRRGSQPAPAEPAARTGEKPGTTELALLQRQHGLLQEELGRCRQLCQERAQEAAALETRLRDSEQERARLERELDEARRQLGVLRQEGGTRGRRGADPRRRSLPAGDALYLSFTPPQLSHGPHPASLSYHHPAFAPCPQEELDYRGVDPDQLREGEDALDALLEDEGLGSRHSPPASPRDFLRMQDIPEEVESSQELKEGDGGSSDS